The Podospora pseudocomata strain CBS 415.72m chromosome 3, whole genome shotgun sequence genome window below encodes:
- a CDS encoding hypothetical protein (COG:C; COG:H; EggNog:ENOG503NYYV) has translation MSNKAKALRFCLWITCCRKEDSLPNQPPVTGPETDHHSLLPEGLFGDSCAACGKQGATMRCSPCLIKNGDNCSHETLRTLYCDRTCQAQPWPKHRQISRVVKLYEEVWEHFMDLTEFHFRPKNINIPVCRMTPDRIEFSGMPGHNVLRLTLSSARQLVLDPTHTQFGWKEALSPWESHPQAPRLDDECRASGGVL, from the coding sequence ATGAGCAACAAAGCCAAGGCCCTTCGCTTCTGCCTTTGGATCACATGCTGTCGGAAGGAAGATTCTTTGCCCAACCAGCCCCCCGTAACAGGCCCGGAAACCGATCATCACAGCCTTCTGCCTGAGGGACTCTTCGGAGACAGCTGCGCAGCATGCGGCAAGCAGGGCGCTACCATGCGGTGCTCTCCATGTCTCATCAAGAACGGTGACAACTGCAGCCACGAGACTCTCAGAACACTCTATTGCGACCGGACATGCCAAGCTCAACCCTGGCCTAAGCACAGACAAATCAGCCGCGTCGTCAAGCTCTACGAGGAAGTTTGGGAGCACTTTATGGACCTGACAGAGTTTCATTTCAGACCCAAAAATATCAACATACCCGTCTGTCGCATGACACCAGACCGCATCGAGTTCAGCGGGATGCCTGGCCACAATGTCCTACGTCTCACCCTGTCTTCGGCCAGACAGCTTGTGCTCGACCCCACCCATACTCAGTTCGGTTGGAAAGAAGCTTTGTCGCCCTGGGAATCCCACCCTCAAGCACCGCGTCTCGACGACGAATGCAGAGCCTCCGGTGGCGTATTGTAA
- the CEL3A gene encoding glycoside hydrolase 3 (CAZy:GH3; COG:G; EggNog:ENOG503NVBN), translating into MALQTFFLLAAAMLANAETTGEKVSRQAPSGAQAWAAAHSQAAATLARMSQQDKINMVTGIGWDRGPCVGNTAAISSINYPQICLQDGPLGIRFGTGTTAFTPGVQAASTWDVDLIRQRGAYLGAEAKGCGIHILLGPVAGALGKIPHGGRNWEGFGADPYLAGIAMKETIEGIQSAGVQANAKHYIANEQELNRETMSSNVDDRTQHELYLWPFADAVHANVASVMCSYNKLNGTWACENDKALNQILKKELGFQGYVLSDWNAQHSTALSANSGLDMTMPGTDFNGRNVYWGPQLNNAVNAGQVQRSRLDDMCKRILAGWYLLGQNQGYPAINIRANVQGNHKENVRAVARDGIVLLKNDGILPLSKPRKIAVVGSHSVNNPQGINACVDKGCNVGTLGMGWGSGSVNYPYLVSPYDALRTRAQADGTQISLHNTDSTNGVSNVVSDADAVVVVITADSGEGYITVEGHAGDRSHLDPWHNGNQLVQAAAAANKNVIVVVHSVGQITLETILNTNGVRAIVWAGLPGQENGNALVDVLYGLVSPSGKLPYTIGKRESDYGTAVVRGDDNFREGLFVDYRHFDNARIEPRYEFGFGLSYTNFTFSDIKITSNVKPGPATGQTIPGGPADLWEDVATVTATITNSGAVEGAEVAQLYIGLPSSAPASPPKQLRGFSKLKLAPGASGTATFNLRRRDLSYWDTRLQNWVVPSGNFVVSVGASSRDIRLTGIITA; encoded by the exons ATGGCTCTTCAAACCTTCTTCCTGCTGGCGGCAGCCATGCTGGCCAACGCAGAGACAACAGGCGAAAAGGTCTCTCGACAAGCACCGTCTGGCGCTCAAGCATGGGCCGCCGCCCACTCCCAGGCTGCCGCCACTCTGGCCAGAATGTCACAGCAAGACAAGATCAACATGGTCACGGGCATTGGCTGGGACAGAGGGCCTTGCGTGGGAAACACAGCTGCCATCAGCTCCATCAACTATCCTCAAATCTGTCTTCAGGATGGACCATTGGGCATTCGCTTCGGCACTGGTACCACCGCCTTCACACCTGGCGTCCAAGCTGCTTCGACATGGGACGTTGATCTGATCCGGCAGCGCGGTGCTTACCTGGGCGCCGAAGCCAAGGGCTGTGGCATTCACATCCTTTTGGGGCCCGTTGCCGGTGCCCTGGGCAAGATTCCCCACGGCGGTCGCAACTGGGAGGGATTTGGCGCCGACCCCTACCTTGCCGGTATTGCCATGAAGGAGACCATCGAAGGTATTCAGTCAGCAGGCGTCCAGGCCAACGCCAAGCACTACATTGCAAACGAACAAGAGCTCAACCGCGAGACCATGAGCAGTAATGTGGATGACCGCACTCAGCACGAGCTCTACCTGTGGCCCTTTGCCGACGCCGTGCACGCCAACGTCGCCAGCGTCATGTGCAGTTACAACAAGCTCAATGGCACATGGGCTTGCGAGAATGACAAGGCTCTGAATCAGatcttgaagaaggagcTCGGTTTCCAGGGCTACGTTCTCAGCGACTGGAATGCTCAGCACAGCACTGCTCTGTCTGCTAACAGCGGTCTGGACATGACTATGCCCGGTACCGATTTCAACGGCCGCAATGTCTACTGGGGCCCTCAACTGAACAACGCTGTCAACGCCGGCCAGGTTCAGAGATCCAGACTAGACGACATGTGCAAGAGAatcttggctggctggtaCTTGCTCGGTCAGAACCAGGGCTATcccgccatcaacatcaggGCCAACGTTCAGGGCAACCACAAGGAGAACGTACGTGCTGTTGCCAGAGACGGCATCGTCTTGCTGAAGAACGATGGAATTCTGCCGCTTTCCAAGCCGAGAAAGATTGCTGTCGTGGGCTCCCACTCCGTCAACAATCCCCAGGGAATCAACGCCTGTGTTGACAAGGGCTGCAATGTTGGCACCCTTGGCATGGGCTGGGGTTCAGGCAGCGTCAACTACCCCTATCTCGTGTCCCCGTACGATGCTCTCCGGACTCGTGCTCAGGCCGATGGCACACAAATCAGCCTCCACAACACTGACAGCACCAACGGTGTGTCAAACGTTGTGTCTGAcgctgatgctgttgttgttgtcatcaCTGCCGATTCTGGTGAAGGGTACATTACTGTCGAGGGCCACGCTGGCGACCGCAGCCACCTTGACCCGTGGCACAATGGCAACCAACTTGTTCAGGCTGCGGCGGCTGCCAACAAGAACGTCATCGTTGTTGTGCACAGTGTTGGCCAGATCACCCTGGAGACTATCCTCAACACCAATGGAGTCCGCGCGATTGTGTGGGCTGGTCTTCCGGGCCAAGAGAATGGCAACGCTCTTGTTGATGTTCTGTACGGCTTGGTTTCGCCATCTGGAAAGCTTCCCTACACCATTGGCAAGAGGGAGTCGGACTATGGCACAGCCGTTGTTCGTGGGGATGATAACTTCAGGGAGGGCCTTTTTGTTGACTACCGTCACTTTGACAATGCCAGGATCGAGCCGCGGTATGAGTTTGGGTTTGGTCTTT CTTACACCAATTTCACCTTCTCCGACATCAAGATTACTTCCAATGTCAAGCCGGGGCCTGCTACTGGCCAGACCATTCCCGGCGGACCTGCCGACCTGTGGGAGGACGTTGCGACAGTCACtgcaaccatcaccaactcggGTGCTGTCGAGGGCGCTGAGGTTGCCCAGCTTTACATCGGCCTGCCGTCCTCGGCTCCTGCCTCTCCCCCGAAGCAGCTGCGTGGAttttccaagctgaagcTGGCCCCAGGTGCCAGCGGCACTGCCACATTCAACCTCAGACGCAGAGATCTCAGCTATTGGGATACCCGCCTCCAGAACTGGGTCGTGCCCAGCGGCAACTTTGTCGTCAGCGTTGGCGCCAGCTCGAGAGATATCCGCTTGACGGGCATCATCACGGCGTAG
- a CDS encoding hypothetical protein (EggNog:ENOG503NUT8), giving the protein MKTSATLLMAMSALVAAEPMSVLRQKKLDLWSAQSEAGVFDINRYAAQAATSCVNGKAGEYQCKNVDLVSFLRHQDMGSSTRRGNDVWGWTHAASGREFGAVGQTDGTAFVEIKADGSLVYLGRLPTQTTSSSWRDMKVIGNHVYIGAESSNHGLQVFDLTKLLTITTPRTFSITSDLKARFTGFGNSHNIVAHEEKNMIYAVGTGTAAGCRGGLFMVNVTNPAAPTSAGCMSAGGYVHDAQCVVYKGPDTRYTNKEICFNFNEDTLDIVDVTNKRSPVTLSSTGYTGSSYTHQGWLADAGMRYLLLDDELDEQNRKGPAANQKTTTYIVDISSLTAPKFTGTYQSPATAIDHNQYVHNGLSYQANYGSGLRIVDVRSVTTDPTGKSFKEVGFFDCYPEDDSVGGRAEFTGTWSVYPYFKSGHILLNSIERGIFVLKYTGA; this is encoded by the exons ATGAAGACCTCCGCCACTCTCCTCATGGCCATGTCGGCCTTGGTCGCCGCCGAGCCCATGTCGGTGCTGCgccagaagaagctcgaccTCTGGTCCGCCCAGAGCGAGGCCGGTGTCTTCGACATCAACCGCTACGCTGCCCAGGCCGCCACCTCTTGCGTCAACGGCAAGGCTGGCGAGTACCAGTGCAAGAACGTTGACCTGGTCTCGTTCTTGCGCCACCAGGACATGGGCTCCAGCACCCGCCGCGGTAACGACGTCTGGG GATGGACCCACGCCGCCTCAGGCCGTGAGTTCGGCGCTGTTGGCCAGACTGACGGTACCGCTTTCGTCGAGATCAAGGCTGACGGCTCTCTCGTCTACCTTGGCCGTCTCCCCACCCAGACCACGTCGTCTTCGTGGCGTGACATGAAGGTCATCGGCAACCATGTCTACATTGGTGCCGAGTCCAGCAACCACGGTCTTCAGGTCTTTGACTTGACCAagctcctcaccatcaccaccccccgcaCTTTCAGCATCACCTCCGACCTCAAGGCCCGCTTCACCGGCTTCGGCAACAGCCACAACATCGTCGCCCacgaggagaagaacatGATCTACGCTGTCGGCACCGGCACTGCCGCCGGCTGCCGCGGTGGTCTCTTCATGGTCAACGTGACCAACCCCGCCGCTCCCACCTCGGCCGGCTGCATGTCGGCTGGCGGCTACGTCCACGACGCCCAGTGCGTGGTCTACAAGGGTCCCGACACCCGCTACACCAACAAGGAGATCTGCTTCAACTTCAACGAGGACACCCTCGACATTGTTGACGTGACCAACAAGCGCAGCCCAGTCACGCTCTCCAGCACGGGGTACACCGGTTCCTCGTACACGCACCAGGGCTGGCTCGCCGACGCCGGCATGcgctacctcctcctcgatgaCGAGCTGGATGAGCAGAACCGCAAAGGTCCTGCCGCCAACCAAAAGACCACCACCTACATTGTCGACATCTCCAGCCTGACTGCCCCCAAGTTCACCGGCACCTACCAGAgccccgccaccgccatcgacCACAACCAGTACGTCCACAACGGCCTCAGCTACCAGGCCAACTACGGCTCTGGTCTCCGCATCGTTGATGTCCGCAGCGTTACCACCGATCCTACTGGCAAGAGCTTCAAGGAGGTTGGCTTCTTTGACTGCTACCCCGAGGATGACTCTGTTGGTGGCCGCGCCGAGTTCACCGGTACCTGGTCTGTGTACCCTTACTTCAAGAGCGGCCACATCCTTCTCAACTCGATCGAGAGGGGTATCTTCGTGCTCAAGTACACCGGCGCTTGA
- a CDS encoding hypothetical protein (EggNog:ENOG503Q0YT; COG:J): protein MSEPFEIVAGALGVAGLFNNCVACFEYVQLGRHFGRDYERCQLRLDIAKARLSRWGEAVKINDDPRFHSSAPIDKSVQLAQSIVEEILLLFESAQKKSKRYELVADQQDRVVFEDKDMKPIGRALHRRLKDLVSRRQKQTSLAKKTAWALYDGKSLEKIVDQVAGFVDELEKAFPIEAVCHKLAEIEIEEVEDEASLTILKDAAEGIDAAMSDAAAQKIDAIVGRNSAKDIITEERARVQLGNVVTAAALHGEIRISDLTTNSVETVVGKGESRVLIGNEYGGKGFWDN from the coding sequence ATGTCAGAACCGTTCGAGATCGTTGCTGGCGCCTTGGGCGTTGCCGGCCTCTTCAATAACTGCGTTGCCTGTTTTGAGTACGTCCAGCTGGGTCGCCATTTTGGGCGCGACTACGAGAGATGCCAGCTCCGACTAGACATTGCGAAAGCCCGATTGAGCCGATGGGGCGAGGCGGTCAAGATCAACGACGACCCACGTTTCCACTCCAGCGCGCCAATCGATAAGTCGGTGCAATTAGCGCAATCGATCGTCGAGGAAATCTTGCTTCTCTTCGAGTCCGCCCAGAAGAAGTCGAAGCGATACGAGCTCGTTGCGGACCAGCAGGATCGGGTGGTGTTCGAGGATAAGGATATGAAGCCGATCGGACGAGCGCTGCATCGTCGGCTGAAAGATCTCGTTTCTCGGAGACAGAAACAGACGAGCCTAGCGAAAAAGACGGCATGGGCATTGTACGACGGGAAAAGCCTCGAGAAAATAGTCGACCAGGTCGCTGGCTTTGtcgatgagctggagaaggcctTCCCTATTGAGGCCGTATGTCACAAGTTGGCGGAGATCGAGAttgaagaggtggaggacgAGGCGAGCCTAACAATACTCAAGGATGCGGCGGAGGGAATCGACGCAGCTATGTCTGATGCGGCTGCGCAGAAGATCGACGCGATTGTGGGAAGGAATTCCGCCAAGGATATCATAACAGAGGAACGTGCAAGGGTCCAGCTCGGCAATGTTGTCACTGCGGCAGCCCTACATGGTGAGATCCGTATCAGCGACCTGACAACCAACTCGGTAGAGACGGTTGTGGGGAAGGGCGAGTCTAGGGTCCTTATTGGAAATGAGTACGGAGGTAAGGGGTTCTGGGATAATTAA
- a CDS encoding hypothetical protein (COG:S; EggNog:ENOG503NZ4C), translated as MANQVRSIHAEGQARVHVGNSYYGSSDFLPTADDAAFDSHAEEHNARCHRDTRTELLRQIRDWADNPHGKTIFWLNGMAGTGKSTISRTVAKSFADDGILGASFFFKRGKGNRGKATLFFPSIASQLVRKLPALEAFVREAINNNPDVARKALRDQFKKLILQPLDRIHHAIAVIVVDALDECDGDNDVKVIISLLSQAKELRSPGLRIFITSRPELPIRLGFKNVTGKYQDLALHQIPEPIVEHDISAFLRHELARIRDDYNHQALEGIELLPDWPGEYVIRTLTQMAVPLFILAATVCRFIEDPAWSDPADQLEKVLQYQMKAYDSELGKLDATYLPVLKQIIIGHTNPQKLLAAFRDVVGPIVLLAQPLSVLSLAQHLNFSTKSIYGRLNSLHSPLSIPPRIDFPVRLFHLSFRDFLVDPTKRAAEFWIDETKYHKILADRCIQLLHQHLMRDICGLQVPGKLRSEIDQRTIDAVLPPETQYACQYWVHHLKEGKSTVQDGGPVHSFLTSHLLHWLEALSLLGRISESISMVDDLLTFLHPTSATEVSAFLCDLKRFILNSQSIIDIAPLQIYASALVFSPARSITRGIFMQEERKWITSGPIVEDSWNACRQTLEGHSDSVYSVAFSPDSKWIASGSEDCTIKTWDLETGSCRQTLEGHSSSVCSVASSLNSTLIAFQSDNANAPHYEHYGISSDNRWMLQPAPGVDTDCKAVRRR; from the exons ATGGCAAATCAGGTTCGGTCAATACATGCTGAAGGGCAAGCACGTGTGCATGTCGGCAATAGTTATTACGGCTCGAGCGACTTCCTCCCGACCGCAGACGATGCAGCCTTCGACTCCCACGCGGAAGAGCATAACGCCCGATGCCACCGCGACACCCGAACCGAGCTCCTCCGTCAGATCAGAGACTGGGCAGACAATCCTCACGGCAAGACTATCTTTTGGCTGAACGGCATGGCAGGGACAGGGAAATCCACCATTTCTCGAACCGTGGCAAAGTCGTTCGCGGACGACGGCATCCTCGGCGCGAGTTTCTTCTtcaaaagggggaaaggCAACCGTGGCAAAGCAACCTTGTTTTTCCCTTCAATTGCCAGCCAGCTTGTGCGCAAACTCCCTGCCCTGGAGGCTTTTGTCAGAGAGGCTATTAATAACAATCCGGATGTTGCCAGGAAGGCACTGAGAGACCAATTCAAAAAGCTTATCCTGCAGCCTCTGGATCGCATTCACCACGCTATAGCTGTGATCGTCGTTGACGCTCTCGATGAGTGTGACGGTGACAACGACGTGAAGGTCATCATCTCCTTACTATCACAAGCAAAGGAACTCCGCTCCCCAGGTTTGAGAATCTTCATTACCAGCCGACCTGAGCTGCCCATTCGTCTCGGCTTCAAGAACGTTACGGGAAAGTATCAGGACCTAGCACTGCATCAAATCCCGGAACCAATCGTCGAACACGATATATCTGCATTCTTGCGACACGAACTCGCGAGAATCAGGGACGACTACAACCACCAAGCTCTCGAAGGCATAGAGCTGCTGCCAGACTGGCCCGGTGAATATGTTATTCGAACTCTCACTCAGATGGCCGTCCCGTTGTTTATTCTCGCTGCAACCGTATGCCGCTTCATTGAAGATCCGGCGTGGTCAGATCCCGCTGATCAGCTGGAGAAAGTCTTGCAGTATCAGATGAAGGCCTACGATTCCGAGCTCGGCAAGCTCGACGCGACGTATCTCCCAGTTCTCAAGCAGATCATTATCGGACATACTAATCCGCAGAAGCTATTAGCTGCCTTCCGAGATGTGGTTGGCCCCattgtcctcctcgcccagccCCTCTCGGTGTTGTCGCTTGCACAACATCTCAACTTCTCCACTAAATCCATATATGGCAGGCTCAACTCTCTCCACTCCCCCCTAAGCATTCCCCCGAGGATAGATTTTCCTGTCAGACTCTTTCATTTGTCCTTCCGTGACTTCCTCGTCGATCCAACCAAGCGTGCTGCTGAGTTTTGGATCGACGAGACAAAATATCACAAGATACTTGCGGACAGATGTATTCAACTGTTGCACCAACACCTCATGAGAGATATCTGCGGTCTACAAGTGCCGGGAAAGCTGCGGTCAGAGATCGATCAGCGAACTATTGACGCCGTTCTGCCGCCCGAGACCCAGTACGCCTGTCAGTACTGGGTCCACCATTTGAAGGAGGGTAAAAGCACCGTACAGGATGGCGGCCCAGTCCACAGCTTCCTGACGAGCCATCTACTTCACTGGCTTGAAGCGCTCAGCCTCTTGGGCCGTATCTCGGAGAGTATCAGCATGGTAGACGACTTATTAACCTTTCTACAT CCCACAAGTGCTACTGAGGTATCTGCATTCCTCTGTGATCTGAAACGGTTTATTTTAAACAGTCAATCGATTATCGACATAGCGCCTCTTCAGATATACGCTTCAGCACTTGTGTTCAGCCCGGCCCGCAGTATAACAAGAGGCATATTTATGCAAGAAGAGCGGAAGTGGATTACTAGCGGGCCAATTGTAGAAGATAGTTGGAAtgcgtgccggcagacgctAGAGGGGCATAGCGATTCGGTCTATTCGGTCGCGTTTTCGCCGGATTCGAAGTGGATTGCCTCAGGGTCAGAAGATTGTACCATTAAGACCTGGGATCTCGAAACTGGATCATGCCGGCAGACGCTAGAGGGGCATAGCAGTTCGGTCTGTTCGGTTGCATCTTCCCTTAACTCAACATTAATTGCATTTCAATCAGACAATGCCAACGCCCCGCATTATGAACACTATGGAATAAGCTCAGATAATAGGTGgatgttacaacctgcaccgggagtggatacagactgcaaggcagtacgccgaaggtga
- the NMD3_1 gene encoding ribosome-binding protein (EggNog:ENOG503NTWS; COG:J) produces MRVTCRSGGLAKDNDPHLLKPHIQINCLSTSARGNFLSKFLRKQRPASSPQFAVLLCKSHHIYNCTLFRRYTFSNTQQTQHPERHR; encoded by the exons ATGCGTG TCACGTGCCGGAGTGGCGGACTCGCCAAGGATAACGATCCCCACCTGTTGAAGCCCCACATTCAGATAAACTGCTTATCAACCAGCGCGCGGGGCAATTTTCTGTCAAAATTCTTGAGAAAGCAGCGCCCCGCCAGCAGTCCCCAGTTCGCCGTCTTGCTGTGCAAGTCCCACCATATCTATAACTGCACTCTCTTCAGGCGGTACACCTTTTCGAATACacaacaaacccaacacccAGAGAGACACAGATAA
- the NMD3_2 gene encoding ribosome-binding protein (BUSCO:EOG09262CA4; EggNog:ENOG503NTWS; COG:J) produces the protein MDLDTPMGMAPMLGTARTGATILCCNCGSPIDGTSSAGAMCYDCIKLTVDISKTIPREAHIQFCRDCDRWLMPPNTWVVYVVGTQQCKDCAKSYTANVWRASVQVRQKVPHKRTFLLLEQLILKHQAHRDTINIKEEKGGIDFYFAHRNQAEAFLSFLKSVIPIFVKDSRQLISQDNHTGDKSYKFNYSVEIVPICRDDLVALPLKLARSIGNITPLVLCHRIGTSVNLLDPNTLQTAEISSDVFWRAPFQPLAGTPDLVEFIVMDVEPTNVRKGKWVLSEVQVARAADLGVNDHTYFTRTHLGNLLHAGDSVLGYMLSGTNFNSSALDAIENSRAFGSTIPDVILVKKHYPNRRKNRKRNWKLKRMAKDEGELLPKAADQEKMEAEYEMFLRDVEEDEELRAALALYKNTKKKQQDADAMSIAETEMTGVDDGPRINMDELLDDFDELGIHDE, from the exons ATGGATCTCGACACTCCCATGGGTATGGCCCCAATGCTGGGCACAGCGCGCACTGGCGCAACCATCTTGTGCTGCAACTGCGGCTCTCCCATTGATGGCACCTCTTCCGCCGGTGCCATGTGCTACGACTG TATCAAATTGACAGTCGACATCTCGAAAACCATCCCCCGCGAAGCCCACATCCAGTTCTGCCGTGACTGCGACCGATGGCTGATGCCCCCCAACACCTGG GTGGTCTACGTCGTGGGTACACAACAGTGCAAGGACTGCGCCAAGTCATACACAGCCAACGTTTGGAGAGCGTCAGTACAAGTCCGCCAAAAGGTGCCCCACAAGAGGacctttttgcttttggagCAGCTTATCCTCAAGCACCAAGCGCATCGGGACACGATCAACAtcaaggaagaaaagggcgGTATCGACTTTTACTTTGCTCACAGAAATCAGGCCGAAGccttcctttctttcctCAAATCAGTCATTCCCATTTTTGTCAAGGACTCGAGGCAACTTATTTCGCAAGACAACCACACAGGCGACAAGTCATACAAGTTCAACTACTCCGTCGAGATTGTCCCCATTTGCAGAGATGATTTGGTGGCCCTGCCACTCAAGTTGGCCCGGTCGATTGGCAACATTACGCCCCTTGTCCTCTGCCACAGGATAGGAACGTCCGTCAACCTTCTCGACCCCAACACTCTTCAGACAGCCGAAATCAGCTCCGACGTCTTCTGGCGCGCGCCATTCCAGCCTCTTGCAGGTACACCCGACTTGGTCGAGTTCATTGTCATGGACGTCGAACCAACAAACGTCCGCAAGGGCAAGTGGGTTCTGTCAGAAGTGCAAGTTGCCCGCGCCGCCGATCTCGGTGTAAACGACCACACCTATTTCACCAGAACTCATCTGGGCAACCTGTTGCATGCTGGAGACTCGGTCCTTGGTTATATGCTCTCGGGAACAAACTTCAACTCTTCCGCTCTGGACGCCATTGAGAACTCTCGTGCGTTCGGGTCGACGATTCCAGATGTCATTCTGGTCAAGAAGCACTACCCTAACAGGCGCAAGAACAGGAAGCGCAACTGGAAGCTCAAGCGCATGGCCAAGGATGAGGGCGAGTTGCTGCCCAAGGCGGCCGAtcaggagaagatggaggccGAGTACGAGATGTTCTTgcgggatgtggaggaggatgaggagttgCGGGCCGCGTTGGCGTTGTacaagaacaccaagaagaagcagcaggatgCGGACGCGATGAGCATTGCCGAGACGGAGATGACGGGTGTGGATGATGGGCCGAGGATCAATATGGATGAGCTGCTGGATGATTTTGATGAGTTGGGCATTCATGATGAGTAG
- a CDS encoding hypothetical protein (EggNog:ENOG503PYKE), translated as MGLSNPDGPDTGYHQSVESAIRKLGLSREEAAELQGYIKRLLDEDKAFPKGYPVESLLMHRYQKEWKHLRIWKEEPVISVEPAFARCVEAVRDGLNLSTFISVCLPVNASAATGSYAATGQAGLGYGSESESTSTRKSGVSSTSRDHKFDSVSSRTPTPSCSKDIYHGGFDNQGFRGSPPPGPLYVRRHSRLNLSSPLRTPSFHGSGSDPGPGSRGRKYPPIVERQYSLPLAHTRPRSLSSSRATSPILTPHLAFQPSSPLTPNKPNWDFIPNNHDMHDYTVTECTKTSSYRTRTWYPESHPTSRNTPSFVCPSTPYSNGIIPKMDTTTAPTTPSRKPSARISMTDIIPAPLNLPRPRRTSDSTASHSHHVQRKDTHPRLPHPNPAPPAPPTHRSPTPPNLPITKPKQLNSPPHDPTITKTGKLNSSPREDLIDNLCLGKKRDMTPDFEIVPVTRLSPQSQSQSSQTHQQSHRRERAKSRSRGDDRRMDRPPKREEEREGGSWRKLVCGCCGDEH; from the coding sequence ATGGGTCTCTCGAATCCAGATGGCCCCGACACTGGGTATCATCAGAGCGTGGAATCAGCAATTCGCAAGCTGGGACTCTCTCGCGAAGAGGCAGCGGAGCTCCAAGGCTACATCAAGCGGCTTCTAGACGAAGACAAAGCTTTTCCCAAGGGATATCCCGTCGAATCCCTTCTCATGCACCGATACCAAAAGGAATGGAAGCACTTGCGTATATGGAAAGAGGAGCCCGTCATCAGTGTTGAGCCTGCGTTCGCGAGGTGTGTGGAAGCAGTGCGGGATGGCTTGAACTTGTCCACATTCATCTCGGTCTGCCTTCCGGTCAATGCTTCTGCTGCCACAGGCTCTTATGCAGCTACAGGACAAGCCGGCTTGGGATACGGCAGTGAGAGCGAGAGTACATCCACCCGCAAATCCGGAGTAAGCAGCACCAGTCGCGACCACAAGTTCGACAGTGTTTCATCGagaacaccaacaccgaGTTGCAGCAAGGATATATATCACGGAGGGTTCGACAATCAGGGGTTTCGAGGCAGTCCACCCCCAGGCCCGCTTTATGTTCGACGTCACTCTAGATTGAATTTATCCTCGCCTCTCAGAACACCCTCTTTTCATGGCAGCGGGTCGGATCCGGGTCCCGGCTCACGAGGCAGGAAATACCCCCCCATCGTTGAGCGGCAATACTCACTACCTTTGGCTCATACCCGACCACGATCATTAAGCAGCTCCAGGGCAACTTCTCCGATTTTGACACCTCATCTCGCGTTTCAgccgtcctccccccttaCACCGAACAAACCAAACTGGGACTTCATTCCAAACAACCACGACATGCACGACTACACCGTTACGGAGTGTACCAAAACATCATCTTACCGCACCCGCACCTGGTACCCAGaatcccatcccacctcccGTAACACCCCATCTTTCGTCTGCCCTAGCACCCCCTACAGCAACGGCATCATCCCAAAAatggacaccaccaccgctccaaCCACACCCAGCCGCAAACCCTCTGCGCGCATCAGCATGACCGACATCATCCCCGCCCCGCTAaacctcccccgtccccggcGCACATCCGACTCAACCGCCAGCCACAGTCATCACGTCCAGCGCAAAGACACCCATCCTCGTCTGCCTCATCCCAACCCTGCGcccccagcacctccaacccatcgctcacccactcccccaaacctacccatcaccaaacctAAACAGCTCAACAGCCCTCCACACgacccaaccatcaccaaaaccgGAAAACTCAACTCCTCTCCTCGTGAGGACCTGATCGATAATCTGTGCCtaggaaagaaaagggacATGACCCCCGACTTTGAGATCGTCCCCGTGACTCGACTCTCGCCTCAGTCTCAATCTCAGTCGTCACAAACTCATCAACAGAGTCACAGGCGGGAGAGAGCCAAGTCTAGATCGAGGGGTGATGATCGGAGGATGGACAGACCGCccaagagagaagaagaacggGAAGGGGGATCGTGGAGAAAGCTAGTTTGTGGGTGTTGTGGGGATGAGCATTGA